One window from the genome of Saccharomyces mikatae IFO 1815 strain IFO1815 genome assembly, chromosome: 6 encodes:
- the BLM10 gene encoding proteasome activator BLM10 (similar to Saccharomyces cerevisiae BLM10 (YFL007W); ancestral locus Anc_8.69), with the protein MTANNDDDIKSPIPVTNKTLSQLKRIERSPGRPSSSQGEIKRKRSRLFSSDRRPDSPLRARSATPTLQDQKLFNGMDSTSLLNERLQHYTLDYVSDRAQHMKNIYDPSSRWFSRSVRPEFPIEEYLPYKTESHEDQAKYLCHVLVNLYIAISSLDIQGLISISSKDLADLKKEVDDLALQTDLFRLSNNTAENDLLGNDIADYDDAEGLEDELDEYFDLTGPDFNATGKITAKSATIVNVNHWTNELKNCLHFDFPLTLRKSLATVYYYLSLVQGQKVYRQMHVDMFESLVSIDDDRTNFTELLQKEGLLLDHQIMLNFLCEFLPYPDPDYARYELSSKEDLQLFRLLLKHAHNAKPFFDKSKENLLIDTMNFLLSSLAPSTMMAIMPIITSIVPYHYHIHSKIIDYFPFCYSIWSSVSANVAIDTHMYDFVGSISKDVHNKILNSNGGENTVEVMFGKFGIFTENQMTFMFNRLQGHLRTDGQIHSYSRTVKPFVYAINGSNKKDFFEKLLSLTKAIETFIHPSNNGFWTKPNAKFVHAFIKSYHGRVKYEEKLHVNGVSNGICLTSSCHEEIVEIFLNIVSLGSQNKNSDIANYYISCFAYLLELNPSNAYLIYDKILIDLYDTLADQFINSRHRIISSLKQFTRIIRFIVMDRLYRVHITNILSMLVSKLDMNDSNLTSNLINGIVSIAAFIPITKLTREDDYLSFESDTLPLVQQHFYHIKSGESSSTFEIDKELLNNAFKASTTIFESVLKVYVEKIFQLIDVDLEDSLVTKINQTTMIIQESMDDDIFNYFAALLQRNFWSNDSFKEKDPNYELVTIPLAALVRRNNSLSKDLVRTLLFHVKEQIKRGAGSVRSTSEIQQRDVKLVLYLTALNDVLRQCHESLLEYSDELITFMEYLYDNITNPPLDVITSIVIHSALATLCTTEITDCRLFPEDSKIPEEDRWGGLQFDSRRFDKQHLNFEWHVPSSDEITLSISILESLTEYCINKVEELMKAPRNDSEYADMIQKYVLVMTHTLSGSSLLFDPDFNKYRTQSNLSYREKLILLKNIRENNCDPQELDIDIEQIRSGKDDEDYIESKDIEAGLNTGISDVVQLRDEYPDELIVDDQMASEMPSGVNTPIIGARGTDNSSMSSDLAFRDLDIYSCNYYFGNTTEEKLQNPQYLQVHKVRSRIGRFFHKLYVFLCTNFENNTNMFQILLHGLKVWFTDLGQETVFNEDPDAFIDVDFLENVQSLSHINEPFTRTNFAIRANGFHQSRVLLHSTNRKGSKLENLLLVDIIHLATSLYPDIYKPAQGTLVHCMKQLVGSYGIVINKVIPLLEKAVKNHDYMKTQVILNVLLIKKIHRKLMTDYKDIDRLIFLLIECCHVNELEIGMYADKILTDIVIGIKIPSSVCVISDEAFLPLAPPDGTINMQVEAVKLAKKKKREYYLSLLVDLQNKLLDKLDDEKEMGWKIKMFILRFVTQMQSNLESKPDKRAVFSIASQIATKHPEIIHLVVKSLLSTCNKIISLSDYGYDITRAYKNEFNPSFVEILDTSNASFPKTFTKEMNNFDHPLYFIDSRAFVGWLCWGRPMYVMSSKPLTLNLHDNELEVLKSTGHLVSKEFLKDITMNLVQDNETRGVFSSGNVSFLTLIILLISSGLCELDMSDLFELCESYYNRDDKASMIMSVEIVAGLICGSKFMNAIDLERRDVFIEKFLAKCLNYELNHDAFEIWSTLAWWLPAVVDLRRSKTFFSHFINADGMFDRDSDAATHQTSKIYMLRSILMSMEFRAPDVRRLFDELVFDHPYDQVRQAVAKLLTTLVQNQSNPSISDPATLLKAELNDPDGLGLPLKQIPEKVDTYIKKQFEIITGLADSVIGFSPQEFIKTEYFYRTSTLFYWIKEMARGPNKVLLVPYLVDYVLPFLIGLVKHKDVCALASLDPIRLYAGLGYMPIRKNHVVAIVDYVCSSNVFLSSNQTKLQLTFIQHFLSAELLQLTEEEKNKILEFVVNNLYNEQFVEVRVRAASILSDIVHNWKEEQALLSLIERFAKGLDADKYTSTEKQKLSKTDIKIHGHVLGLGAIISAFPYVFPLPPWIPKQLSNLSSWARTSGMTGQAAKNTISEFKKVRADTWKFDRASFNTEELEDLEGVLWRSYYA; encoded by the coding sequence ATGACTGCCAACAATGACGATGATATCAAGTCTCCTATTCCCGTTACCAACAAGACCTTATCCCAATTGAAACGTATTGAGAGAAGTCCAGGAAGACCCAGTTCTTCTCAAGGTGAGATAAAACGTAAAAGATCTAGACTGTTTAGCTCAGACAGAAGACCTGATTCTCCATTAAGAGCAAGATCTGCTACTCCAACGCTACAAGACCAAAAACTATTCAATGGTATGGATTCTACGTCCCTTTTGAATGAGAGATTGCAGCATTATACGCTAGATTATGTCAGCGACAGGGCGCAACAtatgaagaatatatacGATCCAAGCTCTCGGTGGTTCAGCAGATCAGTAAGACCTGAATTTCCTATTGAAGAGTATTTACCATATAAGACGGAAAGTCATGAAGATCAAGCGAAGTATTTGTGCCATGTATTGGTCAATCTTTATATTGCCATTAGCTCATTAGATATTCAAGGCTTGATTTCTATTTCCAGTAAAGATCTGGctgatttgaaaaaggagGTGGATGATCTAGCTCTTCAAACTGATCTGTTCAGATTATCAAACAACACAGCAGAGAATGACTTGCTTGGAAACGACATTGCTGATTATGACGATGCAGAAGGCCTAGAGGACGAATTAGAcgaatattttgatttaACAGGCCCTGACTTCAATGCGACGGGCAAGATTACTGCTAAATCGGCAACCATTGTAAACGTAAACCATTGGACTAATGAGCTCAAGAATTGCCTGCATTTTGATTTCCCACTGACTTTAAGAAAATCTCTTGCCACggtttattattatttgtcTCTTGTCCAGGGACAGAAGGTGTATAGGCAAATGCACGTTGATATGTTTGAAAGTCTAGTGAgtattgatgatgatagGACAAATTTTACCGAATTGTTGCAAAAAGAAGGTCTCTTGCTAGACCATCAAATTATGCTGAATTTCCTGTGTGAATTTTTACCTTATCCAGATCCTGACTATGCCCGTTATGAACTATCATCAAAGGAAGATTTGCAATTATTTAGATTGTTATTGAAGCACGCACACAATGCTAAACCATTCTTTGATAAGTCAAAGGAGAATTTATTAATTGATACCATGAATTTCCTGTTGTCTAGTCTTGCACCATCTACGATGATGGCCATTATGCCTATTATTACATCCATCGTTCCctatcattatcatatcCATTCTAAGATTATTGATTACTTCCCCTTTTGTTACAGCATCTGGAGTTCAGTCAGTGCCAATGTGGCCATCGATACTCACATGTACGATTTTGTCGGGTCAATTTCCAAGGACGTTCATAATAAGATTTTAAACAGTAATGGTGGGGAAAATACAGTTGAAGTGATGtttggaaaatttggaattttCACAGAAAATCAAATGACTTTTATGTTCAATAGGCTACAAGGCCATCTTAGAACAGACGGTCAAATACATTCATACTCCCGCACGGTAAAGCCATTTGTTTATGCTATAAACGGTTCTaacaagaaagatttttttgagaagtTACTTAGTTTAACCAAAGCCATCGAGACTTTCATTCACCCCTCCAATAATGGGTTCTGGACTAAGCCAAATGCTAAATTTGTCCATGCCTTCATCAAATCTTACCATGGAAGAGTAAAATACGAGGAAAAATTACATGTCAATGGTGTTTCAAATGGTATATGTTTAACATCTTCATGTCACGAAGAGATAGTCGAAATATTCTTGAATATTGTCAGTCTGGGTTCACAGAATAAGAATTCTGATATCGCAAATTATTATATCTCTTGTTTCGCGTATCTTTTAGAACTGAATCCCTCAAATGCGTATTTAATTTATGACAAAATACTGATAGATTTATATGATACGCTGGCTGACCAATTTATCAATTCAAGACACAGGATCATCTCCTCTTTGAAACAATTCACAAGGATAATCCGATTTATTGTGATGGATAGGCTATATCGCGTGCATATAACAAATATTCTTTCAATGTTGGTCTCCAAACTTGACATGAATGATAGCAATCTAACAAGCAACTTAATCAATGGTATTGTATCCATTGCCGCTTTCATACCTATAACGAAACTCACCCGAGAGGATGATTATTTATCGTTTGAATCTGATACTCTTCCTTTAGTCCAACAACATTTCTATCATATTAAAAGCGGTGAAAGTTCAAGTACCTTCGAGATTGACAAAGAACTGCTAAATAACGCTTTCAAAGCTTCCACcacaatttttgaaagtgttCTGAAAGTATATGtagaaaagatttttcaGTTAATTGATGTAGACTTAGAGGACTCTTTGGTCACCAAAATAAACCAAACCACTATGATTATACAAGAGTCTATGGACGATGATATATTCAATTACTTTGCTGCTTTGTTACAGAGAAACTTTTGGAGCAATGATTCCTTCAAGGAGAAGGATCCGAACTACGAATTAGTTACCATCCCATTAGCGGCTTTAGtaagaagaaataattcTTTAAGTAAAGATTTGGTCAGAACTCTTTTATTCCATGTCAAAGAACAGATTAAAAGAGGTGCTGGGTCTGTGAGAAGTACTTCTGAAATTCAACAGAGGGATGTTAAATTAGTTTTGTATCTGACTGCACTGAACGACGTTTTAAGACAGTGTCATGAGTCCTTATTGGAGTACAGCGATGAATTGATAACATTTATGGAATATCTATACGACAACATAACTAACCCGCCACTGGATGTTATTACATCTATTGTTATTCACAGTGCCTTGGCAACTCTTTGTACTACTGAAATAACTGACTGTCGTTTGTTCCCAGAAGACTCTAAAATTCCTGAAGAGGATAGATGGGGCGGACTGCAGTTCGATTCTAGAAGATTTGACAAACAGCATTTAAACTTTGAATGGCATGTTCCTTCTAGTGATGAGATAACCTTATCCATAAGTATTCTAGAAAGTCTTACAGAATACTGTATCAACAAAGTAGAAGAGCTGATGAAAGCCCCACGAAATGATTCCGAGTACGCCGATATGATACAGAAGTACGTTCTAGTTATGACACACACGCTCTCTGGGTCAAGTTTATTGTTTGATCCAGATTTCAACAAGTATAGAACACAATCAAACCTGTCGTACAGAGAAAAgttgattttgttgaaaaatattcgTGAAAACAATTGTGATCCTCAAGAACTGGATATTGACATTGAACAAATTCGTTCTGGTAAGGACGATGAAGACTACATTGAAAGTAAGGATATTGAAGCAGGGCTGAATACAGGTATTTCTGATGTCGTGCAATTGAGAGATGAGTACCCAGACGAATTAATTGTTGACGATCAAATGGCATCAGAAATGCCCTCCGGTGTGAATACTCCTATTATAGGAGCCCGTGGCACTGATAACTCATCTATGAGTTCAGACCTTGCCTTCAGAGATTTAGATATTTACAGCTGTAATTATTACTTCGGAAACACCACTGAGGAGAAGTTACAAAATCCACAATACCTACAAGTCCATAAAGTAAGGTCACGTATTGGCCGTTTCTTCCACAAACTTTATGTCTTCCTATGTACaaactttgaaaacaaCACCAACatgtttcaaattcttttacATGGATTAAAGGTTTGGTTTACAGATTTAGGACAAGAAACGGTCTTCAATGAAGATCCAGATGCCTTCATTGATGTTGACTTCTTAGAAAACGTCCAATCGCTTTCGCATATAAATGAGCCTTTTACAAGAACCAATTTTGCGATCAGAGCGAACGGTTTCCACCAAAGTAGGGTTCTCTTACATTCAACAAATCGAAAAGGCTCTAAGTTGGAAAATCTTCTGTTGGTCGACATCATACATTTGGCCACATCCCTTTATCCTGATATTTATAAACCAGCCCAAGGCACTCTAGTACACTGTATGAAGCAACTAGTAGGGTCATATGGTATAGTTATTAATAAAGTTATTCCGCTTTTGGAGAAAGCGGTTAAGAATCATGATTATATGAAAACTCAAGTTATTTTGAACGTGTTattgatcaagaaaattcaCAGGAAGCTTATGACGGATTATAAGGACATCGATAGACTAATATTTCTGCTGATTGAATGTTGTCATGTGAATGAACTAGAGATTGGTATGTATGCAGATAAGATTTTAACTGACATCGTGATTGGAATTAAGATTCCTTCTAGTGTATGTGTTATTTCCGATGAAGCTTTTCTACCTTTAGCACCTCCTGATGGTACCATCAATATGCAAGTTGAAGCAGTAAAGCttgcaaagaagaaaaagcgTGAATATTATCTTTCATTGCTAGTCGATTTGCAGAATAAACTGTTAGATAAACTGGATGATGAGAAAGAGATGGGGtggaagataaaaatgttTATCTTGCGCTTTGTCACACAAATGCAATCGAATTTGGAAAGTAAACCTGACAAAAGGGCggttttttcaatagcttCACAAATTGCTACAAAACATCCAGAAATTATACATTTGGTTGTAAAGTCATTGTTGTCGACTTgcaataaaataatatctTTGTCTGATTATGGCTATGACATTACTAGAGCCTATAAAAATGAGTTTAATCCATCTTTTGTTGAAATACTGGATACTTCCAATGCAAGCTTCCCAAAAACCTTTACTAAAGAGATGAATAACTTTGATCACCCTCTATATTTTATTGACTCCAGAGCTTTTGTTGGATGGTTATGTTGGGGCAGACCTATGTATGTCATGTCGTCAAAACCTTTGACCCTCAATTTACATGACAACGAACTAGAAGTGTTGAAAAGCACTGGCCACTTAGTATCTAAAGAATTTCTGAAAGATATCACAATGAATCTGGTTCAAGATAATGAGACGAGGGGCGTTTTTAGTAGTGGTAATGTATCATTTCTGACCTTGATTATCCTTTTGATATCATCCGGTCTCTGTGAACTAGACATGTCGGATCTCTTTGAGTTATGTGAGTCGTACTATAACAGGGACGACAAGGCTTCGATGATTATGTCTGTTGAGATAGTAGCTGGTTTAATTTGCGGGAGTAAGTTTATGAATGCCATTGATTTAGAGAGGCGTGACGTTTTTATAGAGAAATTCCTTGCTAAATGCTTAAATTACGAATTGAACCACGACGcatttgaaatttggaGCACCTTGGCATGGTGGTTGCCTGCCGTCGTTGATTTGAGAAGATCTAAAACTTTCTTTAGCCACTTCATTAACGCCGATGGTATGTTTGACCGTGACTCCGATGCAGCTACACATCAGACCTCCAAAATCTACATGTTAAGAAGTATTCTGATGAGTATGGAGTTTAGAGCGCCGGATGTTCGCAGATTGTTTGATGAGTTGGTATTTGATCACCCATATGATCAAGTTCGTCAAGCAGTCGCTAAACTACTGACCACTTTagttcaaaatcaaagtaATCCATCAATTTCGGATCCTGCGACATTGTTAAAAGCAGAGTTGAATGATCCAGACGGATTGGGATTGCCATTAAAACAGATTCCAGAAAAAGTGGACACCTATATCAAGAAGcaatttgaaattattaCGGGTTTGGCAGATAGTGTTATCGGCTTCAGTCCTCAAGAATTTATTAAGACTGAGTATTTTTACAGGACGTCCACATTGTTTTATTGGATCAAAGAAATGGCAAGGGGACCTAATAAGGTTCTATTGGTCCCTTACTTAGTTGACTATGTGCTACCCTTTCTTATTGGATTGGTGAAACATAAAGATGTTTGTGCCCTTGCAAGCTTAGATCCTATTCGATTGTATGCTGGCTTGGGATATATGCCGATCAGAAAGAACCATGTTGTTGCCATTGTTGATTACGTTTGTTCATCAAACGTATTCCTCTCGTCAAATCAAACGAAGCTGCAGTTGACTTTTATTCAACACTTTTTATCAGCGGAACTGCTTCAACTTAccgaagaagaaaagaataaaattctAGAATTTGTCGTGAATAACTTATACAACGAACAATTCGTAGAAGTGAGAGTTCGTGCAGCATCTATTCTGTCTGATATTGTTCATAACtggaaagaagaacagGCATTGTTGAGTCTGATCGAGAGATTTGCGAAAGGGCTTGACGCCGACAAATATACCTCAacagaaaagcaaaaactGTCGAAGACAGATATCAAGATTCATGGTCACGTTTTAGGTTTGGGAGCTATTATATCAGCCTTTCCATATGTTTTTCCCCTACCGCCGTGGATCCCTAAGCAGCTGAGTAACTTATCCTCGTGGGCTAGAACCAGCGGTATGACTGGACAAGCTGCCAAGAACACCATTAGTGAGTTTAAGAAGGTGAGGGCAGACACTTGGAAGTTCGATAGAGCATCTTTCAATACGGAAGAACTGGAAGACCTGGAAGGTGTCCTATGGAGGAGTTACTACGCTTGA
- the SEC4 gene encoding Rab family GTPase SEC4 (similar to Saccharomyces cerevisiae SEC4 (YFL005W); ancestral locus Anc_8.70) — MSGLRTVSASSANGKSYDSIMKILLIGDSGVGKSCLLVRFVEDKFNPSFITTIGIDFKIKTVDINGKKVKLQLWDTAGQERFRTITTAYYRGAMGIILVYDVTDERTFTNIKQWFKTVNEHANDEAQLLLVGNKSDMDTRVVTADQGEALAKELGIPFIESSAKNDDNVNEIFFTLAKLIQEKIDSNKLVGVGNGKEGNISINSGSGNSSKSNCC, encoded by the coding sequence atgtcaGGTTTGAGAACCGTTTCTGCTTCTTCCGCTAATGGAAAGAGCTACGATTCTATTATGAAAATCCTATTGATTGGTGATTCTGGTGTTGGGAAATCATGTTTATTGGTTCGTTTTGTTGAAGACAAGTTCAACCCATCATTCATCACTACCATTGGTATTGATTTCAAGATAAAGACCGTCGATATTAATGGTAAGAAGGTAAAACTTCAACTTTGGGATACTGCTGGTCAAGAACGTTTCCGGACCATCACTACAGCATATTATCGTGGTGCTATGGGTATCATTCTTGTTTATGATGTAACAGACGAGAGAACCTTTACCAATATCAAACAATGGTTTAAAACAGTTAATGAGCACGCGAATGACGAAGCACAACTACTACTGGTCGGTAACAAGAGCGATATGGACACTAGAGTGGTGACAGCTGATCAAGGGGAAGCCTTGGCTAAGGAGCTGGGTATACCATTCATCGAGTCCAGTGCAAAGAATGACGATAATGTCAAcgaaattttctttacctTGGCTAAGttaattcaagaaaaaattgatagtAATAAACTTGTTGGTGTTGGCAATGGTAAAGAAGGCAATATTAGCATCAATAGTGGGAGTGGAAACAGTTCTAAATCGAATTGctgttga
- the VTC2 gene encoding vacuolar transporter chaperone (similar to Saccharomyces cerevisiae VTC2 (YFL004W) and VTC3 (YPL019C); ancestral locus Anc_8.71) has protein sequence MLFGVKLANEIYPPWKSSYIDYEGLKKHLKEDNVKDRANDKRSYWDDSDESRFVEELDKELEKVYGFQLKKYNNLMERLTHLEKQTDSETAIKTLDADAFQRILEELLSESTELDNFKRLNFTGFVKIVKKHDKLYPKYPSVRSLLEVRLKELPSHSEEYSPLLYRISFLYNILRSNFNTVSQSLASASKFSSIASNDIDMNFKSFKFWIHSDNLMEVKTRILRHLPVLVYANVPSENDDLVNRFESDLLNNDEIVASSSSSSSAEHGLGARSYDPLINTLYFDNEHFELYNNKLLKLNSAPTLRFRWTGQLSDKPDIFLEKKTLIEDEATGKSEFDLTKLQLKQKFINGFIFDGDKKFKEQTLKKLKESGTSERDLEKLKEDFADIQNFIIKDELQPVFRTVYTRTAFQIPGDDKIRVTIDSNIVFIKEDSFDRERPIRDPNTWHRTDIDTNVANPLKFLREGEYVKFPYSVMEIKVKSSLDSSVSASSMISNVKLPKKHGQWLNDLTNSHLVKEIPKFSIFVQGVASLYGEDEKLDILPFWLPDLETDIRQDPKQAYEEEKKKLQRQKEIQKKIDGMRRLSSINEPQHQVPELVSHEETQRITSRGDLEADGSSDEEIQQEPHSKRSRKTRRRKPKATFLRILAGRDPKLMGVDSEEEEIELPPGVKKPLHLLKNAGPVNVEAKVWLANERTFNRWLSVTTLLSVLTFSIYNSVKKAEYPTLANYMAYVYFGLTLFCALWSYSVYMKRVDIIQQRSGQHLDAPLGPILVAIVLFVTLVVNFVMAFRNAAKSRQELQVQNLGVSERIPEVLRPLQNHLFKLMGPSSN, from the coding sequence ATGCTGTTTGGAGTAAAGCTGGCCAACGAGATCTATCCTCCTTGGAAAAGCTCTTATATTGACTATGAGGGCCTGAAAAAACATTTGAAGGAAGATAACGTGAAGGATAGAGCCAACGATAAAAGATCATACTGGGATGATTCGGATGAGTCTAGATTCGTGGAAGAATTGGATAAGGAACTTGAGAAAGTTTACGGTTTTCAGCTGAAGAAATATAACAATCTAATGGAGAGATTGACCCATTTGGAAAAACAAACGGATTCAGAAACTGCTATTAAGACCCTAGACGCTGATGCATTCCAACGCATCTTGGAAGAGCTGCTGAGCGAGTCTACTGAGCTAgacaatttcaaaagattgaaTTTTACTGGATTTGTTAAGATTGTCAAGAAGCATGATAAGTTGTATCCAAAGTATCCATCTGTAAGGTCCTTATTGGAAGTCCGGTTAAAGGAACTGCCTTCCCATTCGGAGGAATACTCCCCATTATTATATCGTATTTCATTCTTGTACAACATTTTGAGAAGTAACTTCAATACCGTGTCTCAATCGTTAGCCAGTGCTTCTAAGTTTTCTAGCATTGCCAGTAATGACATAGACATGAATTTCAAgagtttcaaattttggATACATAGTGATAATTTAATGGAAGTTAAAACAAGGATCTTGAGACATCTTCCTGTTTTGGTTTACGCTAATGTTCCCTCTGAGAACGATGACTTAGTCAATAGATTCGAATCAGATTTATTGAATAATGATGAGATTGTGGCTAGCTCAAGTTCTAGTAGTAGTGCAGAACATGGCTTGGGAGCACGCTCCTACGATCCATTAATCAACACCCTATATTTTGACAATGAACACTTCGAACTATATAACAACAAGTTATTGAAATTAAATTCAGCACCAACTTTAAGATTTAGGTGGACTGGTCAATTATCTGATAAGCCGGATATCTTCttagagaagaaaactcttattgaagatgaagcCACCGGGAAATCTGAATTTGATCTTACTAAATTACAGCTGAAgcaaaaattcatcaatgggtttatttttgatggtgataaaaaattcaaagagcaaactttgaaaaaattaaaagaaagcgGTACCTCAGAGAGAGActtggaaaaattaaaagaagacTTCGCCGATATTCAAAACTTTATCATCAAGGATGAATTGCAACCAGTTTTCAGAACTGTTTACACCAGAACTGCTTTCCAGATTCCTGGAGATGATAAGATAAGAGTAACGATTGATTCTAACATTGTATTCATCAAAGAAGATTCGTTTGACAGAGAACGTCCAATTAGAGATCCTAATACCTGGCATAGAACCGATATTGATACAAATGTTGCAAATCccttaaaatttttgaggGAAGGTGAATATGTCAAGTTTCCCTACTCAGTAATGGAAATTAAAGTTAAAAGCTCATTGGATTCTTCAGTGTCAGCTAGTTCAATGATTTCCAATGTAAAACTGCCTAAAAAGCATGGTCAATGGTTGAACGATTTGACGAATTCACACCTAGTTAAAGAAATTCCAAAGTTTTCTATCTTCGTGCAAGGTGTGGCATCATTGTATGgggaagatgaaaaattagaTATCTTGCCATTCTGGCTACCGGACTTGGAAACAGACATTAGACAAGATCCTAAGCAGGCCTATGaggaggaaaaaaaaaaattgcaaagacaaaaagagatacaaaagaaaattgatggCATGAGAAGGCTTTCCAGCATCAATGAACCTCAACACCAAGTTCCAGAACTAGTATCTCATGAGGAAACTCAGCGTATTACTTCTCGAGGTGATTTGGAAGCTGACGGCTCATCTGATGAGGAAATTCAGCAAGAACCTCACTCGAAAAGATCAAGGAAAaccagaagaagaaaacccAAAGCTACCTTCTTGAGAATTTTAGCTGGAAGAGACCCAAAGTTAATGGGTGTAGAttctgaagaagaggaaattGAGTTGCCACCTGGCGTGAAAAAGCCATTacatttattgaaaaatgctGGCCCGGTAAACGTGGAGGCAAAGGTTTGGCTTGCTAATGAACGTACATTTAACAGATGGCTAAGTGTAACTACTTTATTGAGTGTTCTAACATTCTCAATTTACAACTCGGTGAAAAAAGCTGAATACCCCACTCTGGCTAACTACATGGCATACGTTTATTTTGGCCTAACGCTATTCTGTGCTTTATGGTCCTATTCTGTCTACATGAAAAGGGTTGATATTATCCAACAAAGAAGTGGTCAACACTTAGATGCCCCCCTTGGACCAATCTTAGTTGCTATCGTTTTATTTGTTACATTAGTGGTTAACTTTGTTATGGCGTTTAGGAACGCAGCAAAGTCTCGCCAAGAGTTGCAGGTACAAAATTTAGGAGTTTCTGAAAGAATACCAGAAGTATTAAGGCCACTTCAGAATCatttattcaaattaatGGGTCCAAGCAGTAATTAA